The Pongo abelii isolate AG06213 chromosome 20, NHGRI_mPonAbe1-v2.0_pri, whole genome shotgun sequence genome window below encodes:
- the OVOL3 gene encoding putative transcription factor ovo-like protein 3 isoform X2, with protein sequence MPRTFLVRSRRPQPPNWGHLPDQLRGDAYIPDCSSLGGPPAQQSSSVRDPWTAPTQGNLTSAPRGPGTLGCPLCPKAFPLQRMLTRHLKCHSPVRRHLCRCCGKGFHDAFDLKRHMRTHTAFPSAPICAGIRPFRCSACGKAFTQRCSLEAHLAKVHGQPASYAYRERREKLHVCEDCGFTSSRPDTYAQHRALHRAA encoded by the exons ATGCCCCGCACCTTCCTGGTCAGGAGTCGGCGTCCACAGCCCCCCAACTGGGGCCATCTGCCTGACCAGCTCCGGGGAGATGCCTATATCCCAG ACTGCAGCAGCCTGGGGGGGCCACCAGCACAACAGTCGTCCAGTGTCAGGGATCCATGGACAGCG CCCACACAGGGCAACCTGACCTCTGCTCCCAGGGGCCCAGGGACGCTGGGCTGCCCGCTCTGCCCTAAGGCCTTCCCTCTGCAGCGCATGCTGACAAGGCACCTCAAGTGCCACAGCCCCGTGCGCCGCCACCTGTGCCGCTGTTGTGGCAAGGGCTTTCATGACGCCTTCGATCTCAAGCGCCACATGAGGACTCACACTG CCTTCCCCTCTGCGCCCATCTGTGCAGGGATCCGGCCCTTCCGCTGCAGTGCTTGCGGGAAAGCGTTTACGCAGCGCTGCTCCCTGGAAGCTCACCTTGCTAAAGTGCATGGACAGCCGGCCAGCTACGCTTACCGTGAGCGCCGCGAGAAGCTGCACGTATGCGAGGACTGCGGCTTCACCAGCTCCCGGCCCGACACCTACGCACAGCACCGCGCCCTGCACCGCGCAGCCTGA
- the OVOL3 gene encoding putative transcription factor ovo-like protein 3 isoform X4 — translation MPRTFLVRSRRPQPPNWGHLPDQLRGDAYIPDCSSLGGPPAQQSSSVRDPWTAPTQGNLTSAPRGPGTLGCPLCPKAFPLQRMLTRHLKCHSPVRRHLCRCCGKGFHDAFDLKRHMRTHTGIRPFRCSACGKAFTQRCSLEAHLAKVHGQPASYAYRERREKLHVCEDCGFTSSRPDTYAQHRALHRAA, via the exons ATGCCCCGCACCTTCCTGGTCAGGAGTCGGCGTCCACAGCCCCCCAACTGGGGCCATCTGCCTGACCAGCTCCGGGGAGATGCCTATATCCCAG ACTGCAGCAGCCTGGGGGGGCCACCAGCACAACAGTCGTCCAGTGTCAGGGATCCATGGACAGCG CCCACACAGGGCAACCTGACCTCTGCTCCCAGGGGCCCAGGGACGCTGGGCTGCCCGCTCTGCCCTAAGGCCTTCCCTCTGCAGCGCATGCTGACAAGGCACCTCAAGTGCCACAGCCCCGTGCGCCGCCACCTGTGCCGCTGTTGTGGCAAGGGCTTTCATGACGCCTTCGATCTCAAGCGCCACATGAGGACTCACACTG GGATCCGGCCCTTCCGCTGCAGTGCTTGCGGGAAAGCGTTTACGCAGCGCTGCTCCCTGGAAGCTCACCTTGCTAAAGTGCATGGACAGCCGGCCAGCTACGCTTACCGTGAGCGCCGCGAGAAGCTGCACGTATGCGAGGACTGCGGCTTCACCAGCTCCCGGCCCGACACCTACGCACAGCACCGCGCCCTGCACCGCGCAGCCTGA
- the OVOL3 gene encoding putative transcription factor ovo-like protein 3 isoform X1, translating to MPRTFLVRSRRPQPPNWGHLPDQLRGDAYIPDCSSLGGPPAQQSSSVRDPWTAQPTQGNLTSAPRGPGTLGCPLCPKAFPLQRMLTRHLKCHSPVRRHLCRCCGKGFHDAFDLKRHMRTHTAFPSAPICAGIRPFRCSACGKAFTQRCSLEAHLAKVHGQPASYAYRERREKLHVCEDCGFTSSRPDTYAQHRALHRAA from the exons ATGCCCCGCACCTTCCTGGTCAGGAGTCGGCGTCCACAGCCCCCCAACTGGGGCCATCTGCCTGACCAGCTCCGGGGAGATGCCTATATCCCAG ACTGCAGCAGCCTGGGGGGGCCACCAGCACAACAGTCGTCCAGTGTCAGGGATCCATGGACAGCG CAGCCCACACAGGGCAACCTGACCTCTGCTCCCAGGGGCCCAGGGACGCTGGGCTGCCCGCTCTGCCCTAAGGCCTTCCCTCTGCAGCGCATGCTGACAAGGCACCTCAAGTGCCACAGCCCCGTGCGCCGCCACCTGTGCCGCTGTTGTGGCAAGGGCTTTCATGACGCCTTCGATCTCAAGCGCCACATGAGGACTCACACTG CCTTCCCCTCTGCGCCCATCTGTGCAGGGATCCGGCCCTTCCGCTGCAGTGCTTGCGGGAAAGCGTTTACGCAGCGCTGCTCCCTGGAAGCTCACCTTGCTAAAGTGCATGGACAGCCGGCCAGCTACGCTTACCGTGAGCGCCGCGAGAAGCTGCACGTATGCGAGGACTGCGGCTTCACCAGCTCCCGGCCCGACACCTACGCACAGCACCGCGCCCTGCACCGCGCAGCCTGA
- the OVOL3 gene encoding putative transcription factor ovo-like protein 3 isoform X3: protein MPRTFLVRSRRPQPPNWGHLPDQLRGDAYIPDCSSLGGPPAQQSSSVRDPWTAQPTQGNLTSAPRGPGTLGCPLCPKAFPLQRMLTRHLKCHSPVRRHLCRCCGKGFHDAFDLKRHMRTHTGIRPFRCSACGKAFTQRCSLEAHLAKVHGQPASYAYRERREKLHVCEDCGFTSSRPDTYAQHRALHRAA, encoded by the exons ATGCCCCGCACCTTCCTGGTCAGGAGTCGGCGTCCACAGCCCCCCAACTGGGGCCATCTGCCTGACCAGCTCCGGGGAGATGCCTATATCCCAG ACTGCAGCAGCCTGGGGGGGCCACCAGCACAACAGTCGTCCAGTGTCAGGGATCCATGGACAGCG CAGCCCACACAGGGCAACCTGACCTCTGCTCCCAGGGGCCCAGGGACGCTGGGCTGCCCGCTCTGCCCTAAGGCCTTCCCTCTGCAGCGCATGCTGACAAGGCACCTCAAGTGCCACAGCCCCGTGCGCCGCCACCTGTGCCGCTGTTGTGGCAAGGGCTTTCATGACGCCTTCGATCTCAAGCGCCACATGAGGACTCACACTG GGATCCGGCCCTTCCGCTGCAGTGCTTGCGGGAAAGCGTTTACGCAGCGCTGCTCCCTGGAAGCTCACCTTGCTAAAGTGCATGGACAGCCGGCCAGCTACGCTTACCGTGAGCGCCGCGAGAAGCTGCACGTATGCGAGGACTGCGGCTTCACCAGCTCCCGGCCCGACACCTACGCACAGCACCGCGCCCTGCACCGCGCAGCCTGA
- the POLR2I gene encoding DNA-directed RNA polymerase II subunit RPB9 yields MEPDGTYEPGFVGIRFCQECNNMLYPKEDKENRILLYACRNCDYQQEADNSCIYVNKITHEVDELTQIIADVSQDPTLPRTEDHPCQKCGHKEAVFFQSHSARAEDAMRLYYVCTAPHCGHRWTE; encoded by the exons ATGGAGCCCGACGGGACCTACGAGCCGGGCTTCGTGGGTATTCGCTTCTGCCAAGAATG TAACAACATGCTGTACCCCAAAGAAGACAAGGAGAACCGCATTCTGCTCTACGCG TGCCGGAACTGTGATTACCAGCAGGAGGCCGACAACAGCTGCATCTATGTCAACAAGATCACTCACGAAGTGGA CGAACTGACCCAGATTATCGCCGACGTGTCCCAGGACCCCACGTTGCCGCGGACCGAGGACCACCCGTGCCAAAA GTGCGGCCACAAGGAGGCTGTGTTCTTCCAGTCACACAGTGCGCGGGCCGAG GACGCCATGCGCCTGTACTACGTGTGCACGGCCCCACACTGCGGCCACCGCTGGACCGAGTGA
- the TBCB gene encoding tubulin-folding cofactor B gives MEVTGVSAPTVTVFISSSLNTFRSEKRYSRSLTIAEFKCKLELLVGSPASCMELELYGVDDKFYSKLDQEDALLGSYPVDDGCRIHVIDHSGARLGEYEDVSQVEKYTISQEAYDQRQDTVRSFLKRSKLGRYNEEERAQQEAEAAQRLAEEKAQASSIPVGSRCEVRAAGQSPRRGTVMYVGLTDFKPGYWIGVRYDEPLGKNDGSVNGKRYFECQAKYGAFVKPAVVTVGDFPEEDYGLDEI, from the exons ATGGAGGTGACGGGGGTGTCGGCACCCACGGTGACCGTTTTCATCAGCAGCTCCCTCAACACCTTCCGCTCCGAGAAGCGATACAGCCGCAGCCTCACCATCGCTGAGTTCAAG TGTAAACTGGAGTTGCTGGTGGGCAGCCCTGCTTCCTGCATGGAACTGGAGCTGTATGGAGTTGACGACAAATTCTACAGCAAGCTGGATCAGGAGGATGCACTGCTGGGCTCCTACCCTGTAGATGATGGCTGCCGCATCCAC GTCATTGACCACAGCGGCGCCCGCCTTGGTGAGTATGAGGACGTGTCCCAAGTGGAGAAGTACACGATCTCACAAGAAGCCTACGACCAGAGGCAAG ACACGGTCCGCTCTTTCCTGAAGCGCAGCAAGCTCGGCCGGTACAACGAGGAGGAGCGGGCTCAGCAGGAGGCCGAGGCCGCCCAGCGCCTCGCCGAGGAGAAGGCCCAGGCCAGCTCCATCCCCGTGGGCAGCCGCTGTGAGGTGCGGGCGGCGGGACAATCCCCTCGCCGGGGCACCGTCATGTATGTAG GTCTCACAGATTTCAAGCCTGGCTACTGGATTGGTGTCCGCTATGATGAGCCACTGGGGAAAAATGATGGCAG TGTGAATGGGAAACGCTACTTCGAATGCCAGGCCAAGTATGGCGCCTTTGTCAAGCCAGCAGTCGTGACGGTGGGGGACTTCCCGGAGGAGGACTACGGGTTGGATGAGATATGA